One region of Carassius gibelio isolate Cgi1373 ecotype wild population from Czech Republic chromosome A1, carGib1.2-hapl.c, whole genome shotgun sequence genomic DNA includes:
- the LOC127943019 gene encoding uncharacterized protein LOC127943019, whose translation MKQLYRVPFQRNSDIVKEARFQYVQRIMEFEAEGAHHKFIFVDEAGFNLCKVRRRGRNIIGQRATVTVPGQRAANITMCAAISNDGVLCHIPTIGPYNTERLITFLDALKEFLIPPEERGLLRPGMTLYVIIWDNVAFHHSCLVNEWFAAQPRIMIQFLPAYFPFLNPIEEFFTAWRWKVYDHRPYEQMPLLEAMNAGCLAIGAEDCQGWIRHARRYFPRCIARENIQCDVDENLWHNRQERMD comes from the exons ATGAAGCAGCTGTACAGAGTTCCATTTCAAAGAAACTCTGACATCGTAAAGGAGGCACGATTCCAGTATGTGCAg AGAATAATGGAGTTTGAAGCTGAAGGGGCACATCACAAATTCATTTTTGTGGATGAAGCCGGCTTCAACCTCTGTAAAGTGAGGCGACGCGGGAGGAACATCATTGGGCAGAGGGCCACTGTCACAGTGCCAGGTCAGAGGGCTGCCAATATCACCATGTGTGCTGCCATCTCCAATGATGGAGTCCTTTGCCACATACCAACTATTGGCCCATACAATACAGAACGCCTCATCACATTTCTTGATGCATTGAAAGAATTCCTGATTCCACCCGAAGAGAGAGGGCTGTTGAGGCCTGGCATGACTCTGTATGTCATAATTTGGGACAATGTGGCTTTCCACCACTCTTGCCTTGTGAATGAATGGTTTGCAGCACAGCCTCGTATTATGATACAATTCCTCCCTGCATACTTTCCTTTTCTGAACCCAATCGAGGAGTTCTTCACTGCTTGGAGGTGGAAGGTGTATGATCACCGGCCATATGAGCAGATGCCCCTCCTGGAGGCAATGAATGCTGGTTGCCTGGCAATAGGTGCAGAGGACTGCCAGGGATGGATACGCCATGCAAGGAGGTATTTCCCTCGGTGCATTGCAAGGGAAAACATTCAATGCGATGTTGATGAGAACCTGTGGCATAATCGTCAAGAACGAATGGACTAA
- the LOC127982174 gene encoding ladderlectin-like — MWISTAFLLFVLVVNGESHNFGVTCPDDWERFEKQCFKYFSDLKPWIEAEKHCIDLGGNLATVRNRRTNIFLKGLVRKYSNNFPRTWIGAHDAIKNFFWLWSDGSRFDYNDWQSGEPNNGYRGDEHCVEIGYGDDRRWNDALCDTTLNYICQKELKF; from the exons ATGTGGATTTCTACAGCATTCCTTCTTTTTGTGCTGGTTGTTAATGGAG AATCACACAACTTTGGTGTAACCTGCCCCGATGACTGGGAGAGATTTGAAAAACAATGCTTTAAATATTTCAGCGACTTAAAACCATGGATTGAAGCAGAG AAACACTGTATTGACCTTGGAGGAAACCTTGCAACTGTCCGCAATCGACGCACTAACATCTTCCTAAAAGGCCTTGTGAGAAAATATAGCAATAACTTCCCCCGTACCTGGATTGGTGCTCATGATGCAATCAAG AACTTTTTCTGGCTTTGGAGTGATGGATCAAGGTTTGACTACAATGATTGGCAAAGTGGTGAACCAAATAATGGATATCGAGGAGATGAACATTGTGTGGAAATAGGCTATGGAG ATGACAGACGCTGGAATGATGCACTCTGCGATACTACTCTCAATTACATCTGTCAGaaagaattaaaattttaa